One stretch of Clupea harengus chromosome 2, Ch_v2.0.2, whole genome shotgun sequence DNA includes these proteins:
- the LOC116223395 gene encoding uncharacterized protein LOC116223395, with protein MVMVQMLEPLTHDDKPMSNMMGELSYRAQYWERDTPGQIREVDTHIPLLLLQELKPYTEYCLRVCVFSLDYNKISNYTHTQCTHTHGQCPVWHVPLGVCAGVCVLVLATLTLLLRKKMGKSPPKYLTPCSLQGPPLSHLHLLHLDQEHCSRAALETAVALTTRGEDSGCGEEMRGVCEEERRGVCEDSGCAEEKSGVCEDSGWYSGEDNSGTSISSQLHKHTHTHSHSHSHCCHGNSTLGTQACLVFQNSQMEPTLKGLCSPPT; from the exons ATGGTGATGGTGCAGATGCTGGAACCCCTCACCCACGACGACAAACCCATGAGCAATATGATGGGGGAGCTCAGCTACAGAGCACAGTactgggagagagacacacctgggcag ATACGtgaggtggacacacacatccctctacTCCTACTGCAAGAGCTGAAGCCTTACACGGAGTActgcttacgtgtgtgtgtcttcagcctTGATTATAACAAGATcagcaactacacacacacacagtgcactcacacacacg GCCAGTGTCCTGTGTGGCATGTCCCTCTcggtgtgtgtgccggtgtgtgtgtgttggtgctggccactctcacactcttacTAAGGAAGAAGATGGGGAAGTCTCCTCCGAAATACCTCACACCATGCagcttacag GGTCCTCCTCTATCCCATCTCCACCTGCTGCACCTGGATCAGGAACACTGCTCTAGGGCTGCCCTGGAGACAGCAGTCGCCTTGACAACCAGAGGAGAGGACTCTGGGTgtggagaagagatgaggggagtgtgtgaggaagagagaaggggagtgtgtgaggactcTGGGTGTGCAGAAGAGAAGAGCGGAGTGTGTGAGGACTCTGGGTGGTATTCCGGAGAGGACAACTCAGGCACCAGCATCTCCTCAcagctccacaaacacacacacacacactcacactcacactcacactgctgccatggcaacagcacgCTAGGAACACAAGCCTGCCTGGTCTTCCAGAACAGTCAGATGGAACCTACACTTAAGGGCTTATGTTCTCCACCTACCTGA